CCGGTTCCCCCGGGATCGTTTCCCGGTTCCCCCGGGATCGTTTCCCGGTTCCCCCGGGATCGTTTCCCATTCCCCGCTctccccagcccggcccggggctCCCTCCAGCGGCCGCGGCCGGGGCAGCGCGGGCGCTCCCGGTACCGAATCCCGAAGCCGGCCCGGTCCTGCGCCCCagcccggtcccggtcccggtcccgagTCCCCCCGCAAGCCCCGCGGCTCCCCCGAAGCTCAGACACAAAACCCAGGGCGCTCCCAGGTGAGCCCGAGGGGACCCCAGGGGCTGCCCCAGAGGGGTTTAGGCTCGTTCTGCACCCCGGGAAGGTTCAGCCGTGGCTGGGTGGGTGGGACGGGTCCCTCAGGCCGCTGTCTGCGGGTGGGACAGAGCCGGGACAGCCTCACAGACCCCACTGTCCCCTGGAGacccctgctctgctggcacagggTACAGGGGCTTCTGGCTCTAGGGCCACGTCCCCCCTCGCAGcctcagcccagccagctcttGCCACGAGTGATGCGGCCACCCTGCCCCTTCAGTCCagcatttgtgtttttaatggAGACCCATCAAATTCTTAAATCAGGGTGGAGAAGCACTGTCCTGGACCCACAGAAACAGATGGTTCTCCTGGCAGGGTTGAGAAGGCAGCAGCATGGGGAGCAAGGAAGGGTTTGGATGATTTTCCATCCCAGCATCTCATCCTTTCTACATGGGTGCAGCAAAGCTCCTTCAGCAGCCATGGGCTACAGCTAGGGACACACTGCTGGGGCTCAGAGCAGCGAGAAGGAGAGGAGCGAGCTGTGGATCTCTGTCCAAGGGTCCAGGAAGCCTCCCCTGTTCATGTAGCACCCTGGAAGTGTCCTGTGAATATTCCTGTTCTGAACAGAGCCTGTACTAGAAGGACAGGCTGCAGGTGTCAGAGCAGTACTCCAGGTAGTCAAACGCCTTGATGGGGAACGTCACAGAGCCCCACTTCTTGTACCTCCTCTTCTCTTCTGGTGTCTCCACCACGAAGTTTTTGATGCAGAGGATAGGCAGCTTCACCTGCCGGTACAGCATCTCCATCCCCCAGTCCTgtgtgggcagggaggggacagttacacacacacagcgTCCCCAGGGCCACgcacacagggatgggacagctcGTGCTCCCAAGGCATGTCCTTCCTCTGGAGACAGTCCGTGTCCATGTCCCACAGCACACACATGACACATGCATGTGCAGCTGGGAACTGGGGCACAAGGCACAGcccttcctgtccctcctgctctGACTGGGCTGCAGACACAGGGGAATTGTGGAGCTCACCTGGCTGCAGGCTTTGCAGGAGATACAGCAGCCGGGCTCCCAGTCCTTGAAAGTCCGCTGGAACTGTATTTTCCCAGAGGAAACTCTGTAATACGACCTGGAAGGAAATGGTCACCAGCCACTAAGGATGATGGTCCAGGGGACACAAACAGGGCAGCACAGGTGCTCCCATAGTCCAACAAAGTTCCTGCAATCTCCCTGTACCAAGGTCCCTGAGAAAGAGCTGGCAGCAGGCTGGCACTACCCTCGCCCATCTGCCTGCTCACCGCTGCCCATGTGAGACTCCTACCCGAATTTGGGGTTGATGTTGACGTGGTGCATGCCCTCCACGGTGCGGATGTCGCTGCCGCGGCACACGGCCGTGTTGCAGTTGACACAGTACAGGCGAACGGCGTCCGGGTCGTGCAGCTGCCGCCGCTTGCTGATCCTGGCCTCCTTCATCAGCCAGCTGGCCACGGCCACCCGCTGCAGCTCCCGGatctgggggggacagggacaggactgcaggcagggacagatgGCAGACAGGGCAAATCCACGGCTACCGAGGGATGTGTCATCCCAGGAGCATAAGCCACAGGGCAGGATGGGCACACGCTGCCCCGTGCCCCTCACACAACCCCATGCCAGGATCTGGTGCTTCCCTGAGACAGAGCAGGCAGCCAAATGCAGGGTGCAGAGGGGAGCAAGAGCTGCCTGGCCCTGCCAGTGCCCACAGCAGCACCCAGTACCCACCTTTTGGCAGTACTCCTGCTCAGGCATGGCTTGCACTGCCCGAATCGCCCTCTTCATGAGCTCCACCAGGTCCTCATTGAGCAGCTCTCGGGTCACTTCTCTGCTGTTGGCTTTGGCAAGGACCGAGTAGACGCTGTTCTCAGCACGGGCACGGCCCCGCGCCTGCAGGGCAAGGTCCAAATGTTGCAGTCAGTAGAAGAGGGACACAGCCAAGCCTTCTGTGCTACCCTGTGAGGATGGAGCCACCTCCACCCTCCCCTGTGCCTTGCCAAGGAGATGTTCTGCTGGGCtcatccccagggagcagctttGGGGGATCCTGGCAGGGCCAGAGGGAGCCGGGGCAGCACCTGCATCATGGCGATCTCATTGGTCATCAGCCCATAGCGGACCACAATGTTGCACTCGGGGATGTCCAGGCCCTCCTCGGCCACACTggtggagaagagaaggttgagggCTCCCTCACGGAATTTCTTGATCACATCCTGCTGCTCATTCTGGGTAGACAGAGGGGTGATGCTTCAGCAGCTGTGTAGGGTTCTGAGAGCTGGGCAGCACCCGCAGCACCCCAAAATGTGCCGTGGGGTCAGCCCAGTTCCTTCCTCCACTCACCTGCGTCATGTGCCTGGTCTGGTTGCTGTAGCCGGCACCGGTGAGGACGGCAGCTCTGATGTGTTGCCTGTGGAGCGTGGCCGTGGTCTGCAGCCAGCTGAACAGGCTGTGGGCACTCTGCCTTGTCTGGGTGAAGACGATGCCACGAGAAGTTCCCGGGGGCTGAAAGTGCTCACACAGGATCTCCTCCAGCTTGCCCAGCCTGGGGTTCTCATAGCGGTGGTCCCCGGCAAGTGCCTGCAGGCTCGCCCTGTTCTCTGCACAGGTGAGCAGGGTGTCAGGGACACCCTGTTCCCAAAATGCAGCCAGTATCACcccccccaggcccctctgTTACCCTCAAACATGGCAGTGAGGAACTGTTCAGTGGGGCCCTTCTTCTCCATCTCAGTGCTGTAGAACTGCTGGAGGCACTGGAAGGCATCCACCATCCGCACGGTGTCATTGATCAGCAAAGCGTCGTTGTACTTGCGCAGGTGCAGGGCGCACACCCGCGTCTTGCGACAAAacatctctgcagctggaggggCCAGGGGACACCGCAGTCACAGCCTGTCCCCGCGGCTCAGCCCTGCCACACCCACACTGCCACACCCTCAcctctcttctccagctccacAATGCGCTGCTCGTAAATCTGCGTGCCAAAGTTCTGCGGGAGATCCGGCTTCTCCATGAACTGCTGGATCTGCACCATCACCTTCTTCAGCTGCTCACCAAAGGGgtcctgggagcagggaggggctCAGGACCCCGGAATTGTGGCTGCTTGCATGGCAGGACCCAGACAGTTGCAGGATCCCCCAGCACCAAAGCTCTGGGTTAACTGATTTTTCACACTGGCCTGAGTGAAGCGGATGAAGGGACACAGGCCCTCacccagcagggtttggggttctCATCTCCCACCCAGTGAGCAGCCCCATGGCTCTGAGCAGCCGTCCCTCACCTGctctctgtcctggcacaggtcATACTGCTTCCTGGGTTGGGGGACATGGCTCTGCAGGTGCTGCACCTCGTCCTGCACTGATGTGATCTTCTCAGTGTCCAGGTTGGCACAGATCTGAGAGGGAAAGACTCTGCTTCCACCCTGAGCCCAGCTGCCCAGGACAGTGCTGTGCGTGGTGCTCGCTGGC
This sequence is a window from Poecile atricapillus isolate bPoeAtr1 chromosome 27, bPoeAtr1.hap1, whole genome shotgun sequence. Protein-coding genes within it:
- the DHX58 gene encoding ATP-dependent RNA helicase DHX58 yields the protein MELRGYQREAAAPALLGRNSIVCLPTGAGKTRVAVHVCRRHLESRRGGKVAVLVNKVHLVDQHSEKEFHALQDTFKVVSISGDTSHKTFFAQLVKKSDVVICTAQILQNALVSTEEDMQVELTDFSLLVIDECHHTHKDAVYNKIMLRYLQRKLSGEQDLPQVLGLTASPGTGGATSFEGAVEHILQICANLDTEKITSVQDEVQHLQSHVPQPRKQYDLCQDREQDPFGEQLKKVMVQIQQFMEKPDLPQNFGTQIYEQRIVELEKRAAEMFCRKTRVCALHLRKYNDALLINDTVRMVDAFQCLQQFYSTEMEKKGPTEQFLTAMFEENRASLQALAGDHRYENPRLGKLEEILCEHFQPPGTSRGIVFTQTRQSAHSLFSWLQTTATLHRQHIRAAVLTGAGYSNQTRHMTQNEQQDVIKKFREGALNLLFSTSVAEEGLDIPECNIVVRYGLMTNEIAMMQARGRARAENSVYSVLAKANSREVTRELLNEDLVELMKRAIRAVQAMPEQEYCQKIRELQRVAVASWLMKEARISKRRQLHDPDAVRLYCVNCNTAVCRGSDIRTVEGMHHVNINPKFGSYYRVSSGKIQFQRTFKDWEPGCCISCKACSQDWGMEMLYRQVKLPILCIKNFVVETPEEKRRYKKWGSVTFPIKAFDYLEYCSDTCSLSF